From a region of the Chloroflexota bacterium genome:
- a CDS encoding tyrosine-type recombinase/integrase: MNNIIQVALAYLDSVKLSRSENTARTYTNALNVFMQILEEKKLPPAETPIEKLSEEAIVWLATALKDTAPATERLYLTATTGFYEYLAAEKLSDINLPRLRLLIKQRARRPGQRLPQFPRENIEKVILYAINMVNLPFEGEREQLRHLRDRAFLLTLADTGLRVHEACGMRRGDVDWSEARAIIIGKGDKEAVVRFSSRAVAALKVYLNTRVQLDGASGRPLTSLPLFARHDKRAGSKVLPMTTTTGRNIVKQRVQEALGEQAAGTITPHSFRHYFVTTVLRGSGGNLKLAQELARHSNVQTTSRYAHLANDELDRGYFEIFE, from the coding sequence ATGAACAATATTATACAGGTTGCTTTGGCCTATTTAGACAGCGTGAAACTGTCGCGTAGCGAGAACACTGCACGCACGTATACGAATGCTCTGAATGTTTTTATGCAAATTCTGGAAGAAAAAAAACTGCCGCCTGCAGAAACGCCCATTGAAAAGCTCAGCGAAGAAGCCATTGTGTGGCTTGCTACAGCGCTCAAGGATACGGCGCCTGCCACGGAACGGCTGTATCTCACCGCAACAACTGGCTTTTATGAATACCTGGCAGCTGAAAAACTGTCTGATATCAACCTTCCCCGCCTGCGCCTGCTGATTAAACAGCGCGCTCGCCGGCCTGGTCAACGATTGCCCCAATTCCCGCGTGAAAATATTGAAAAAGTAATACTATACGCAATTAATATGGTTAATCTCCCCTTCGAAGGAGAAAGAGAGCAACTTCGCCATTTGCGCGACCGGGCCTTTTTATTGACTCTGGCGGACACAGGCTTGCGTGTCCACGAGGCCTGTGGAATGCGGCGAGGCGATGTAGATTGGAGCGAAGCCAGGGCGATTATCATTGGCAAGGGCGATAAAGAAGCAGTTGTGCGATTTTCATCGCGCGCTGTAGCTGCGCTAAAAGTTTATCTCAACACGCGCGTGCAATTGGATGGCGCCTCTGGACGCCCGCTGACCTCCCTGCCCCTCTTTGCCCGCCATGATAAACGCGCAGGCAGCAAAGTGCTTCCCATGACAACTACTACAGGGCGCAATATTGTCAAGCAGCGCGTGCAAGAGGCGCTCGGCGAGCAGGCTGCGGGGACGATAACTCCACATTCTTTCCGTCATTATTTTGTGACAACAGTTCTACGCGGTTCGGGCGGTAATCTCAAACTTGCCCAAGAATTGGCCCGCCATAGCAATGTTCAGACCACGAGTCGGTATGCCCATCTCGCAAATGACGAGTTAGATCGCGGTTATTTTGAGATTTTTGAGTAG
- a CDS encoding PAS domain S-box protein produces the protein MRSHIANTLTTIVDRNYIYTNCNTAYCQAVNRTTSEIIGHSVAEIWGAKQFATMIKHRFEECFSGQEVHDFVWLNIPSQGWRYSHVHYLPYLDATGAITHAIVITLDITAQTRTESEIQLLAKFPNENPNPVMRIASEGAIIYANSASHELLDYWGCKLDELLPLDLRKLVIECREAGQSRNLNLDINGRFFTFTLLPVVDAGHVNIYGRDISAQIQAERRYHVLFDNAPNAIVVADRAGIIQQVNQRVEALFGHTRSELLGEHIDILIPENLRERHHLHHDKFYIAPNERKDDLGIELTALHKSGEIIPVEISLSALDTPEGQLATVIIRDIRARKQAESEIVRLSQVVEETADAVVITDRDGVIQYVNPAFELMSGYSSAESVGNTPRIVKSDKQGAAFFEILWGTILQGDAFRATIINQKKNGELFYVDQAINPICDEKGIITHFVSTAKDITERIKAEDEIRRRAAHFEALHRIDVAISGSMDIDVTLNILIEQVVRQLDVNAAMVSIFNPLSLRLEAGVNTGFINPNRYISNQSPFAKKIIAERMIISIPKLIDSAENEVLSHLLHQELFVSYFGIPLIAKGEMQGVLELFTRKQIAADTSWLDLLRAMATQAAIAINNASLFVNLERSNFELAHAYDITLEGWARALELRDQDTIGHTRRVTALTEQLARKIGYSSQLLTHLRRGALLHDIGKMGIPDRILHKPGKLTEEEWEIMRQHPVLAHEMLSPIRFLHPALDIPYCHHEKWDGSGYPRGLSGEEIPLAARIFAIIDVWDALTSDRPYRAAWSREKTKTHIRSQSGHHFDPQVVSAFFKLDILFSEDLSD, from the coding sequence TTGCGTAGTCATATCGCAAATACGCTAACAACGATTGTGGATCGAAATTATATTTATACCAATTGCAATACTGCTTATTGTCAGGCAGTCAATAGAACTACGTCTGAAATAATTGGTCATTCTGTTGCGGAGATATGGGGAGCCAAGCAATTTGCTACCATGATCAAACATCGCTTTGAAGAGTGCTTCTCGGGTCAGGAAGTGCATGATTTTGTTTGGCTGAATATTCCTTCGCAGGGATGGCGCTATTCGCATGTACATTATCTGCCTTATCTGGATGCTACAGGAGCAATTACTCATGCTATCGTAATAACGCTCGATATTACTGCCCAAACCCGCACGGAAAGTGAAATTCAACTGCTCGCAAAATTCCCCAACGAAAACCCCAACCCGGTTATGAGGATTGCTAGCGAGGGGGCAATTATTTACGCAAACTCAGCAAGCCATGAATTGCTGGATTATTGGGGCTGTAAACTTGATGAACTCCTCCCCCTCGATTTGCGAAAGCTTGTAATCGAATGTCGCGAAGCAGGTCAGTCACGTAATCTTAACCTGGATATTAATGGGCGCTTTTTCACATTTACCCTCTTGCCAGTTGTCGACGCTGGCCATGTCAATATTTACGGGCGGGATATTAGTGCCCAAATTCAGGCTGAGCGACGCTATCATGTTTTGTTTGACAACGCTCCAAATGCCATCGTAGTCGCAGACCGGGCAGGCATCATCCAGCAAGTCAATCAACGAGTTGAGGCGCTATTTGGCCACACGCGAAGCGAATTGCTTGGAGAACATATTGACATACTCATTCCCGAAAATTTGCGTGAACGGCATCATTTGCATCACGACAAGTTCTATATAGCTCCCAACGAGCGAAAAGACGATCTCGGTATAGAACTCACTGCGCTCCATAAAAGTGGCGAGATCATTCCGGTTGAAATCAGCCTGAGCGCACTGGATACTCCTGAAGGCCAATTAGCTACGGTCATCATCCGCGATATTCGTGCTCGTAAACAAGCCGAAAGCGAAATAGTCAGGTTATCGCAAGTTGTTGAAGAAACCGCGGATGCTGTTGTGATTACTGACCGCGATGGTGTCATTCAATATGTCAATCCTGCTTTCGAATTAATGAGCGGCTATTCCAGCGCAGAATCAGTTGGCAACACGCCGCGGATTGTTAAGTCTGATAAACAAGGTGCCGCATTTTTCGAAATATTGTGGGGAACAATTCTCCAGGGAGATGCCTTCCGTGCCACAATCATCAATCAAAAGAAAAATGGCGAATTATTCTATGTTGATCAAGCCATCAATCCGATTTGTGATGAAAAAGGAATAATCACGCATTTTGTTTCAACGGCGAAAGACATTACCGAGCGCATCAAAGCAGAAGATGAAATCCGCCGCCGTGCGGCGCATTTTGAAGCCCTCCACAGAATTGATGTAGCCATTTCTGGCAGCATGGATATTGATGTCACACTTAACATTCTAATTGAGCAAGTTGTTCGCCAGTTGGATGTAAATGCGGCTATGGTATCTATCTTCAACCCGCTTAGTCTTAGACTTGAAGCGGGTGTCAATACCGGATTCATAAATCCAAATCGCTATATCTCCAACCAAAGCCCTTTTGCCAAGAAAATCATTGCTGAGCGAATGATTATTTCCATTCCAAAGCTAATCGATTCGGCGGAAAACGAAGTGCTCTCCCATTTATTACATCAGGAACTTTTTGTCAGTTATTTTGGCATTCCGCTGATTGCCAAGGGAGAAATGCAAGGGGTTCTGGAATTATTTACGCGCAAACAAATCGCTGCGGACACAAGTTGGCTTGACCTGCTTCGCGCCATGGCAACACAAGCCGCTATCGCGATCAACAATGCCAGCCTGTTTGTCAACCTGGAGCGCTCAAATTTCGAATTAGCCCACGCGTACGACATCACGCTCGAGGGCTGGGCGCGCGCGCTTGAGCTGCGCGATCAGGACACAATTGGGCACACCCGCCGTGTAACGGCCCTTACGGAACAATTAGCCCGCAAAATAGGATACTCATCCCAATTACTAACTCATCTACGGCGCGGCGCGCTGCTACATGATATTGGCAAAATGGGCATCCCTGACCGCATATTGCATAAACCCGGCAAGCTCACCGAAGAAGAATGGGAGATCATGCGGCAGCATCCGGTGCTGGCCCATGAAATGCTCTCCCCGATACGCTTTCTGCACCCTGCTCTGGATATTCCGTATTGCCACCATGAAAAATGGGATGGCTCGGGATATCCCCGCGGGCTGAGCGGCGAAGAGATTCCTTTGGCGGCGCGTATCTTCGCCATAATCGACGTTTGGGACGCACTGACTTCGGATCGCCCCTACCGCGCAGCCTGGTCGCGCGAAAAAACCAAAACGCATATTCGTTCACAAAGTGGCCACCATTTCGATCCTCAGGTGGTCAGCGCCTTTTTTAAGCTTGACATACTTTTCTCTGAAGATTTATCGGATTAA
- a CDS encoding TetR/AcrR family transcriptional regulator — protein MSKQLILEAAAQIFSQKGYHATSMQDIASAVDLKKASLYHHISSKQEILLALLNQALDLVIAQVNEALSVEAPYPEKLRRAMRTYLETLVANRELSAVLLFEYRSLEGQRFSQHTIRRDRFERLWRDQIQSGVDAGIFRCQAPAQAARALLGMMNWTITWYRPEGPSSPQEIADQYAGMLINGLLTREVVA, from the coding sequence ATGTCCAAACAACTGATCCTCGAAGCTGCCGCGCAAATCTTCAGCCAGAAGGGCTATCACGCTACTTCGATGCAAGATATCGCCAGCGCGGTTGATCTCAAAAAAGCCAGTCTGTATCATCATATTTCCAGCAAGCAAGAAATTCTGTTGGCGCTGCTTAACCAGGCGCTCGATCTTGTTATTGCACAAGTCAATGAAGCGTTGAGCGTAGAAGCCCCCTACCCCGAAAAATTACGCCGCGCTATGCGCACGTATCTCGAAACCCTGGTTGCAAACCGCGAGCTTTCTGCGGTGCTGCTCTTCGAGTATCGTTCGCTGGAAGGCCAACGCTTTAGCCAGCACACGATCCGGCGTGATCGCTTTGAGCGTTTGTGGCGCGATCAAATTCAATCTGGTGTCGATGCCGGCATCTTTCGATGCCAAGCGCCCGCCCAGGCTGCTCGCGCCCTCTTGGGTATGATGAATTGGACCATCACCTGGTATCGCCCCGAAGGCCCCTCCTCCCCACAAGAAATCGCCGACCAATACGCCGGGATGCTCATCAATGGTTTGCTCACGCGCGAGGTCGTGGCATGA
- a CDS encoding MBL fold metallo-hydrolase, with translation MSYSSYVTVRQRAQSHAVRFFESSRGARIGQIPLEAFPDFWVYAYLVFVDEWRILIDTGSGFGENNRHLEDGLAAAAEAWQQPLGFDSLTHILITHGHIDHFGGLSFVREKSAAPIGIHELDRHNLTHTEERLAEVARRMACFLADAGVPEDKAGQLVEIYKLTKLDYQPGRVDFTYEAAGMKLGPFEMLHVPGHSAGHVVIRLDDVLFCGDHVLAEISPHQAPEGLTLNTGLSHYLQSLQSLLGWATNIRLTLGGHNEPIHDLAGRIAEIQEIHRKRLNEILALLTDPHTIAEISHQLFGEVHGYNVLLALEEAGAHVEYLHQRGLLRIANLNEFTNGGGHTPIRYQTLLD, from the coding sequence ATGAGCTATTCAAGCTATGTAACCGTGCGTCAACGTGCCCAAAGCCATGCTGTGCGTTTTTTCGAGAGCAGCCGCGGGGCGCGCATTGGACAAATCCCGCTGGAAGCCTTCCCTGATTTTTGGGTTTATGCCTATCTGGTTTTTGTGGATGAATGGCGCATTTTGATCGATACTGGTTCCGGATTTGGGGAGAATAACCGTCACCTGGAAGATGGGTTGGCTGCCGCAGCCGAGGCCTGGCAGCAGCCCCTGGGCTTTGATTCGCTCACCCACATCCTGATTACGCACGGCCATATCGACCACTTTGGCGGGCTGTCGTTTGTGCGCGAAAAAAGCGCCGCCCCTATCGGCATTCACGAACTCGACCGGCATAACCTGACTCATACCGAAGAACGACTGGCCGAAGTTGCCCGCCGCATGGCGTGTTTTCTCGCCGACGCGGGTGTTCCTGAAGATAAAGCCGGGCAATTGGTCGAAATCTATAAGCTCACCAAGCTCGATTACCAGCCCGGCCGCGTCGATTTTACCTACGAGGCCGCTGGCATGAAACTTGGCCCCTTTGAAATGTTGCATGTCCCAGGACATAGCGCCGGGCATGTTGTCATTCGTCTGGATGATGTGCTCTTTTGCGGCGATCATGTCCTCGCCGAGATCAGCCCTCATCAGGCGCCCGAGGGACTAACGCTCAACACCGGGCTGAGTCACTACCTTCAATCCCTGCAATCCCTACTGGGCTGGGCGACGAATATCCGCCTGACACTGGGCGGCCATAACGAACCCATCCACGATTTAGCGGGACGCATTGCCGAAATTCAGGAAATCCACCGGAAAAGGCTCAACGAAATTCTGGCTCTGCTCACCGATCCGCACACGATTGCAGAAATATCCCACCAATTATTTGGCGAGGTGCATGGCTATAACGTGCTATTGGCCCTGGAGGAGGCTGGCGCACACGTGGAATATTTGCACCAACGCGGCTTGCTGCGAATCGCAAACCTGAATGAATTCACGAATGGCGGCGGGCATACACCCATCCGCTATCAGACATTATTGGATTAG
- a CDS encoding acyl-CoA dehydrogenase, translating into MYSFKPSEEQQMLIDALKRYAMDDLRAAARDAEEEGHLPVDLVEKGWELGYLQASIPEDYDGFGERSAVTGALAVEELAYGDLAGALAVMTPGLFATPILLAGSEAQKKAYIPPVIEMEWKPFTAALMEQKFDFDPNDLATTAAIDGDSVVINGEKSYVPYADGAEAMLVYANLAGTTQGFIVPAGTEGVVVGERQKLLGLNALPFYTVRFANVSVPLENRLGGSGGHDFAPILAASNVALAAMAIGVSNAALDYAVEYAKDRDVFGMKVAQKQAIAFMIAEMGTAIEAIRLLVWEAAWMIDGGNPEANKQAYLALSGAMDTAMMVTDRAVQILGGHGYIREHPVEMWMRSGRGFATFNGLAIV; encoded by the coding sequence ATGTATTCTTTCAAGCCTTCGGAAGAACAACAAATGCTGATCGATGCCCTCAAGCGCTATGCAATGGACGATTTGCGCGCCGCGGCGCGTGACGCCGAAGAAGAAGGCCATTTACCTGTCGATCTGGTCGAAAAAGGCTGGGAGCTGGGCTATTTGCAAGCCTCTATCCCCGAAGACTACGATGGCTTTGGCGAACGCTCGGCGGTTACGGGCGCGTTGGCCGTTGAAGAACTGGCGTATGGCGATCTGGCTGGCGCGCTGGCGGTTATGACCCCGGGGCTGTTTGCCACGCCAATTTTACTGGCCGGAAGCGAAGCACAGAAAAAGGCCTATATTCCTCCGGTCATCGAAATGGAATGGAAGCCCTTCACTGCCGCGCTAATGGAGCAAAAATTTGACTTTGACCCCAATGATCTGGCTACCACTGCCGCCATTGATGGCGATAGCGTAGTGATCAATGGCGAAAAGTCGTATGTACCCTACGCAGACGGCGCTGAAGCGATGCTGGTGTATGCTAATCTGGCTGGGACTACGCAAGGCTTCATCGTCCCCGCAGGCACTGAAGGCGTGGTCGTTGGCGAGCGCCAAAAGTTGCTCGGCCTGAACGCGTTGCCTTTTTATACCGTGCGCTTCGCGAATGTGAGTGTGCCGCTCGAAAATCGCCTGGGCGGATCAGGCGGGCACGATTTCGCGCCGATATTGGCCGCTTCAAATGTTGCCCTCGCCGCGATGGCAATTGGCGTCTCGAATGCCGCCCTCGACTATGCCGTGGAATATGCCAAAGACCGCGATGTATTTGGTATGAAAGTGGCCCAAAAGCAGGCGATTGCCTTCATGATCGCTGAAATGGGCACCGCGATTGAGGCTATTCGCCTGTTGGTGTGGGAAGCGGCCTGGATGATTGATGGCGGCAATCCTGAAGCTAACAAACAAGCCTATCTGGCGCTTTCTGGCGCGATGGATACGGCCATGATGGTGACAGACCGGGCTGTGCAAATTTTGGGCGGCCACGGCTATATCCGCGAGCATCCGGTTGAAATGTGGATGCGCAGCGGGCGCGGTTTTGCAACCTTCAACGGGTTAGCGATTGTGTAG
- a CDS encoding acyl-CoA dehydrogenase — MIDFETPKPIEQLNTVVETVAVNMMRTVSREMDENEHAIPWDFINFMHTAVKSMGGTSMAPDSEKKDAEPKEKRPPIGYQRLGHMVEMLAWGDAGMYLCIPGGMLGSAAIAAAGTPEQKKRFLSRFMGNKPVFDGMAMTEPQAGSDTSAIRATAVLDKDTNEWILNGEKIFVTAGQKALVESDGFVVVWATIDPEAGRGGMRSFVVEAGTPGCKVTKQEHKLGIRASDTVSIVFQDCRIPFENILGSPTVEKTTKGFKGAMATFDATRPIIAAQAVGIARATLELLKEILAENGVEIRYGLPRQKLTSVERDVIEMEVMLRSAWLLTLEALWMADNKLHNPKEASMAKVYAGDIVVKITQKAVEILGPLGYSRELLLEKWFRDAKITDLYEGTGQINRLVVARNMLGYRGSQLR; from the coding sequence ATGATTGATTTTGAAACCCCAAAACCCATAGAGCAACTTAACACCGTTGTTGAAACGGTTGCCGTGAATATGATGCGCACGGTTTCGCGTGAGATGGATGAGAATGAACACGCGATTCCCTGGGATTTTATCAATTTTATGCACACGGCGGTGAAATCGATGGGCGGCACTTCCATGGCACCCGATTCGGAGAAAAAGGATGCCGAACCCAAAGAGAAGCGCCCCCCCATCGGCTATCAGCGCCTGGGACATATGGTCGAAATGCTGGCCTGGGGCGACGCCGGGATGTATCTCTGCATCCCTGGCGGGATGCTCGGATCTGCAGCCATAGCGGCTGCTGGAACCCCCGAGCAGAAAAAACGTTTCCTGAGCCGCTTCATGGGCAATAAGCCCGTTTTCGATGGCATGGCGATGACCGAGCCGCAAGCTGGCTCAGATACATCAGCGATCCGGGCGACTGCCGTACTCGACAAGGATACGAACGAGTGGATTCTCAACGGCGAGAAAATTTTTGTCACTGCCGGGCAAAAAGCGCTGGTTGAATCGGATGGCTTTGTCGTCGTGTGGGCCACGATTGATCCTGAAGCCGGGCGCGGTGGAATGCGCTCATTTGTGGTTGAAGCAGGGACTCCCGGCTGCAAGGTGACCAAGCAAGAGCACAAATTGGGCATCCGTGCCAGCGATACCGTTTCGATTGTATTTCAAGATTGCCGCATCCCCTTTGAAAACATCCTTGGCAGCCCCACGGTTGAGAAGACCACCAAGGGTTTCAAAGGCGCTATGGCAACCTTCGATGCAACCCGCCCGATCATCGCTGCTCAAGCTGTGGGCATCGCTCGCGCCACCCTGGAATTACTTAAGGAAATCCTCGCCGAAAATGGCGTTGAGATTCGTTACGGACTGCCACGGCAGAAATTAACCAGCGTTGAGCGCGATGTCATCGAAATGGAAGTTATGTTGCGTTCGGCCTGGTTGCTCACACTGGAGGCGCTGTGGATGGCAGATAATAAGCTGCACAATCCAAAAGAAGCCTCGATGGCAAAAGTTTATGCCGGCGATATCGTTGTTAAAATCACCCAAAAAGCCGTAGAAATTCTCGGTCCGCTGGGATACAGCCGCGAACTACTGCTCGAAAAGTGGTTCCGTGATGCCAAGATCACCGACCTGTACGAAGGCACCGGCCAGATCAATCGTCTGGTGGTGGCGCGTAATATGCTCGGTTATCGCGGCAGTCAATTGAGATAA
- a CDS encoding phosphofructokinase yields the protein MTEKRRVGILTGGGDVPGLNVAIKAVVKRAQEHEHDVEIIGLRRGWGSVVNINPDDPATIAELIEPLDEGRVRTIDRTGGTFLHTSRTNPSNMKPEDIPDFVAAEDRVEKEDGRIDITRYVLKVLDFLNLDALIPIGGDDTLSYAARMHEEGFQVVAIPKTMDNDVFGTDYCIGFSTAVTRSVENITAVRTVCGSHERVGVVELFGRNSGETSLFAAYLGDVDRAVISEVPFDLDVLIDFLKSDRKRNPSHYAIMTISEGAFPIGGEIVQSGEADAYGHQKLGGIGQMVAEEIKNRAGMHTVYQQLAYLMRSGSPDSLDRMVAVSFGNLAFDQVVLGHTGRMVALQQGNYTTVPLPMVISAKKTVDVAALYDAKNYKPRVKDMLGKPMFMY from the coding sequence ATGACGGAGAAACGCCGCGTAGGAATTCTAACAGGTGGAGGCGATGTGCCTGGCCTGAATGTCGCCATCAAGGCTGTGGTAAAACGCGCCCAGGAACACGAGCACGATGTCGAAATTATCGGTTTGCGGCGGGGCTGGGGTTCTGTGGTTAACATCAACCCCGATGACCCCGCAACAATTGCTGAACTCATCGAACCGCTCGACGAAGGGCGTGTGCGCACCATAGACCGTACCGGCGGAACATTCTTGCACACATCCCGCACCAACCCATCCAACATGAAGCCGGAAGACATTCCCGACTTCGTGGCCGCAGAAGACCGTGTAGAAAAAGAAGACGGCCGCATTGACATCACCCGATACGTACTCAAAGTTCTCGACTTTCTCAACCTGGATGCTCTCATCCCCATCGGCGGAGACGATACCCTCAGTTACGCCGCCCGCATGCACGAAGAAGGCTTTCAAGTCGTCGCCATCCCGAAGACGATGGATAATGATGTCTTCGGGACCGATTACTGTATCGGATTTTCTACCGCAGTAACTCGTTCGGTAGAAAACATTACCGCCGTGCGCACCGTTTGCGGCTCGCATGAGCGCGTCGGCGTGGTGGAATTGTTTGGCCGCAACTCTGGCGAGACATCACTTTTTGCAGCTTATCTAGGCGATGTAGATCGCGCTGTCATCTCCGAAGTGCCTTTTGACCTTGATGTACTGATTGATTTTCTCAAATCTGACCGCAAACGCAACCCATCGCATTATGCCATCATGACCATCTCTGAAGGGGCTTTTCCCATCGGCGGTGAGATCGTACAATCCGGCGAAGCGGATGCCTACGGGCATCAAAAACTGGGTGGTATTGGTCAGATGGTTGCTGAGGAAATCAAGAATCGTGCTGGTATGCATACGGTCTATCAACAATTGGCCTATCTAATGCGCTCCGGTTCCCCCGATTCGCTCGATCGCATGGTTGCTGTTTCATTTGGCAATTTGGCGTTCGACCAGGTCGTACTGGGACATACGGGCCGCATGGTGGCGCTGCAGCAAGGCAATTACACTACTGTGCCGCTACCGATGGTCATTTCGGCCAAGAAGACGGTTGATGTCGCCGCACTTTACGACGCCAAGAATTACAAGCCCAGAGTCAAAGATATGCTGGGCAAACCCATGTTCATGTACTAA